In Achromobacter spanius, the following proteins share a genomic window:
- the mgtA gene encoding magnesium-translocating P-type ATPase → MFTFLKSFFSSASGRRRASRHFRRTPILEQGGQSGAVSTPSEASRRANRHMLERSRMGLDALFSQLASGRGGLSEAQAQAARERHGANEVDHEKPLSWVSHLWLSYRNPFNLLLTALAGLSWLTDVRMAEPDDKSWTAVAIIGSMVVISTVLRFAQELRSNRAAEALKAMVQNTATVLRVNAEAPAAGNARRLFGAPLHDSGSHQMEVPLAELVPGDVVLLSAGDMIPADCRILNAKDLFVAQAALTGESLPVEKHAVQREATENSLELENMAFMGTNVVSGSGSALVIATGANTYFGQLAGRVTQASRAPTQFQQGINRVSWVLIRFMLVMAPIVLLINGFTKGDWLEALLFALAIAVGLTPEMLPMIVTATLAKGALRMSRRKVVVKRLDAIQNLGAMNVLCTDKTGTLTQDRIVLERHTDVYGSSSDDVLAYAYLNSYYQTGLKNLLDVAVLQHAEVKRSLNLAARYRKVDEIPFDFSRRRMSVVVNETENGRDHHELICKGALEEMLLACTRLRVGDSVLPLTDARRADIRRVTAELNRDGLRVIAVGVKEMPPTQLTYGVADESDLVLVGYMAFLDPPKESTAPALAALKASGIEVKVLTGDVELVTQKVCREVGFDVRHVYLGADIEAMDDAQLAIAVRRANVFARLTPAHKERIVRSLRAQGDTVGFMGDGINDAPALRAADVGISVDSAVDISKEAADIILLEKSLMVLEDGVIEGRKTFCNMLKYLKMTASSNFGNVFSVLVASAFLPFLPMLPIHLLLQNLMYDISQTAIPFDNVDEELLKKPQQWDADGLGRFMVFFGPISSLFDIAMFAIMWFVFQANAPEHQTLFQSGWFVEGLLSQTLIVHMIRTRRIPFLQSRAAWPLLAMTAMVVVLGLALPFSPLAEYFQLQALPWAYFPWLVGVLLSYCVLTQFLKGIWVRRYGWQ, encoded by the coding sequence AGCGGTCGCGCATGGGGCTTGATGCCTTGTTCTCGCAGCTGGCCAGCGGCCGGGGCGGCCTGTCGGAAGCCCAGGCGCAAGCGGCGCGTGAACGCCATGGCGCCAACGAGGTAGACCATGAAAAGCCGCTCTCCTGGGTATCCCACCTGTGGCTGTCCTATCGCAATCCCTTCAATCTGCTGCTGACCGCATTGGCAGGCCTGTCGTGGCTGACCGATGTGCGCATGGCCGAGCCTGACGACAAATCGTGGACGGCGGTGGCAATCATCGGGTCGATGGTGGTGATTTCCACCGTGCTGCGCTTTGCTCAGGAATTGCGGTCGAACCGCGCGGCCGAAGCGCTGAAGGCCATGGTGCAGAACACCGCCACCGTGCTGCGCGTGAACGCCGAGGCGCCGGCGGCCGGCAACGCCAGGCGATTGTTTGGCGCCCCTTTGCATGACTCGGGCTCGCACCAGATGGAAGTGCCGCTGGCCGAGCTGGTGCCGGGCGATGTCGTGCTGCTGTCTGCGGGTGACATGATTCCCGCCGACTGCCGGATCCTGAACGCGAAAGACCTGTTCGTCGCCCAGGCCGCGTTGACGGGCGAGTCGCTGCCGGTTGAAAAGCATGCCGTCCAGCGCGAAGCGACCGAGAACTCGCTTGAGCTCGAAAACATGGCGTTCATGGGCACCAACGTGGTCAGCGGTTCGGGCAGCGCTTTGGTCATCGCCACGGGCGCCAATACCTATTTCGGCCAGTTGGCCGGCCGGGTGACGCAAGCCAGCCGTGCGCCGACGCAGTTTCAGCAGGGCATCAACCGCGTCAGCTGGGTGCTGATCCGCTTCATGCTGGTGATGGCGCCCATCGTGTTGCTCATCAACGGTTTCACCAAGGGAGATTGGCTGGAGGCGCTGCTGTTCGCGCTGGCCATTGCCGTGGGCTTGACCCCCGAAATGCTGCCGATGATTGTCACGGCCACGCTGGCCAAGGGCGCCTTGCGGATGTCGCGCCGTAAAGTCGTGGTCAAGCGGCTGGACGCCATCCAGAACCTGGGCGCGATGAACGTGCTGTGCACGGACAAGACCGGCACGCTGACGCAAGACCGCATCGTGCTGGAACGGCATACCGACGTCTACGGATCCAGCAGCGACGACGTATTGGCCTATGCCTATCTGAACAGCTACTACCAGACTGGCCTGAAGAATCTGCTGGACGTGGCGGTGCTGCAGCACGCGGAGGTCAAGCGCAGCCTGAACCTGGCCGCCAGGTACCGCAAGGTCGATGAAATTCCCTTTGATTTCTCGCGTCGCCGGATGTCCGTCGTAGTCAATGAAACCGAGAACGGCCGAGACCATCACGAACTGATCTGCAAGGGCGCGCTGGAAGAAATGCTGCTGGCTTGCACGCGGCTGCGCGTGGGCGACTCGGTGCTTCCGTTGACGGATGCGCGGCGCGCGGATATCCGGCGCGTGACGGCGGAACTTAACCGCGATGGACTGCGTGTGATTGCGGTGGGCGTCAAGGAAATGCCGCCCACGCAGTTGACCTATGGCGTGGCCGACGAATCCGACTTGGTGCTGGTGGGCTACATGGCCTTCCTGGATCCGCCAAAAGAATCGACCGCCCCGGCCCTGGCGGCGCTGAAAGCATCAGGCATCGAGGTCAAGGTGCTGACCGGCGACGTGGAACTGGTCACGCAGAAGGTTTGCCGCGAAGTGGGTTTCGACGTGCGCCACGTCTATCTAGGCGCGGACATCGAGGCCATGGACGACGCGCAATTGGCCATTGCCGTGCGCCGCGCCAACGTGTTCGCCCGGCTGACTCCCGCGCACAAAGAGCGCATCGTGCGCAGCCTGCGCGCGCAAGGCGACACGGTGGGCTTCATGGGCGACGGCATCAACGACGCGCCGGCCCTGCGCGCCGCCGACGTCGGCATCTCGGTGGATTCAGCGGTGGATATCTCGAAGGAAGCCGCCGACATCATCTTGCTGGAAAAGAGCCTGATGGTGCTGGAGGACGGCGTGATCGAAGGCCGCAAGACCTTCTGCAACATGCTCAAGTACCTGAAGATGACGGCCAGCTCCAACTTCGGTAACGTGTTCTCGGTCTTGGTGGCCAGCGCCTTCCTGCCGTTCCTGCCAATGCTGCCGATCCATCTGCTGCTGCAAAACCTGATGTACGACATTTCGCAAACGGCGATTCCTTTCGACAACGTCGATGAAGAACTGCTGAAGAAGCCGCAGCAATGGGATGCCGACGGCTTGGGGCGCTTCATGGTGTTCTTTGGTCCGATCAGCTCGCTGTTCGACATCGCCATGTTCGCCATCATGTGGTTCGTCTTCCAGGCCAACGCGCCCGAGCATCAGACGCTGTTCCAGTCGGGCTGGTTCGTGGAAGGCCTGCTGTCGCAGACCCTGATCGTGCACATGATCCGCACCCGCCGGATTCCCTTCCTGCAAAGCCGCGCGGCGTGGCCATTGCTGGCCATGACGGCGATGGTGGTGGTGCTAGGCCTGGCGTTGCCGTTCTCGCCGCTGGCTGAGTACTTCCAGTTGCAGGCCTTGCCGTGGGCGTATTTCCCTTGGCTGGTGGGGGTGTTGCTGAGCTATTGCGTGCTGACGCAGTTTCTGAAGGGCATCTGGGTACGCCGATACGGCTGGCAATAA